In Aptenodytes patagonicus chromosome 12, bAptPat1.pri.cur, whole genome shotgun sequence, a genomic segment contains:
- the C1QTNF2 gene encoding complement C1q tumor necrosis factor-related protein 2 — MISAVLLLWTVPCVANHILGGFAKGALQEGPQLACSLPGPPGPPGPPGTPGAPGTVGRMGFPGKDGKDGKDGDKGEHGDEGPQGRTGNPGKPGPKGKAGAIGKAGPRGPKGLKGNPGKNGAPGKKGPKGNKGETGMPGPCTCNANKAKSAFSVAVSKSYPRERLPIKFDRILMNEGGHYNASSGKFICSIPGIYYFTYDITLANKHLAIGLVHNGQYRIKTFDANTGNHDVASGSTILSLKQEDEVWLQIFYSEQNGLFYDPYWTDSLFTGFLIYPDQDYLNEI, encoded by the exons ATGATCTCCGCCGTCCTCCTCCTCTGGACCGTGCCCTGCGTGGCAAACCACATCCTTGGGGGCTTTGCCAAGGGAGCGCTGCAGGAAGGTCCCCAGCTGGCATGCAGCCTGCCGGGACCCCCCGGGCCACCCGGCCCCCCTGGCACGCCTGGGGCTCCAGGGACGGTTGGCAGGATGGGCTTCCCAGGAAAAGATGGCAAGGATGGCAAGGACGGGGATAAAGGCGAGCATGGCGATGAAG GTCCACAAGGCAGAACAGGAAACCCTGGCAAGCCAGGACCGAAGGGGAAAGCAGGAGCTATTGGCAAGGCAGGCCCACGAGGGCCAAAGGGTTTAAAGGGTAATCCTGGAAAAAATGGGGCACCGGGAAAGAAAGGGCCCAAAGGGAACAAGGGCGAGACCGGGATGCCAGGACCCTGCACCTGCAATGCCAACAAAGCCAAATCTGCCTTCTCCGTGGCAGTCTCAAAGAGCTACCCAAGGGAAAGGCTGCCCATCAAATTTGACAGGATCCTGATGAACGAGGGAGGACATTACAATGCTTCCAGTGGGAAGTTTATATGCAGCATCCCAGGTATTTACTACTTCACTTATGATATCACTTTGGCCAACAAACATTTGGCCATCGGCTTGGTCCACAATGGGCAGTACCGGATCAAGACTTTTGATGCCAACACTGGAAACCATGACGTTGCCTCTGGATCAACCATCCTTTCTCTGAAGCAGGAGGACGAGGTATGGCTGCAGATCTTTTACTCAGAACAAAACGGGCTCTTTTATGATCCCTACTGGACAGACAGCTTATTTACTGGTTTCCTGATATATCCTGACCAAGATTACCTCAATGAAATATAG